GTTGATGAGATTCAATATTTTACAACTCCTAAAGAACCTAAGATACCATTCCCAAGGAAAAGAGATAACAGATGCTGATATTTTAAATTGGGCCAACCGTAAAGTGAAGAGCACAGGCAGAACTTCTCAAATCCAAAGTTTCAAGGTATGCTCATCTCTTTTGCTGCAGCTCATGTGCTACATCTTGGGAGCTCCCTtcattttctcttatttcttccTGCAGGATAAGAGTATATCAAATGGCATATTTTTCCTCGAGCTTCTCAGTGCTGTAGAGCCAAGGGTTGTTAACTGGAACCTTATTACAAAGGGTGAAGCAGGTACATTTCTAGCATTAGCTTTAAAGTTCTGAGTCTACCCTTAACTAAGTAGGTGCATGTATTGTAAACCACTTTGGGCTTTTCCGTGTTTGTTTGTTAATTTGCATGAGTTTGGGGTAACAAAAGGAGGACAAACTATTAACATCAGTGGAGGAATTTAGATTTTACAGTCCACCATAGCAGACAATAAGTTGATCCATTCTCCTAACCATGTGAATGTGCATGTTATGGTTCTGCAGATGAGCAGAAGAGATTGAATGCTACATACATAATCAGTGTGGCGAGAAAACTTGGGTGCTCCATCTTCTTATTGCCTGAGGATATCATGGAGGTAAAAGCAGTATAATTTTGTTCATTTTGTTTTGCTTGCAGTGCCTTGACAATTTCAACCTAGTCAACGAGAAATTAATCGCCAACCAGTTTATTACTGTCCAATTTCTTAATTTCTTCCTGATCTAGACATCTAACCATTTGATGAGTGGTGGACCATTGTTACTATGTCTGATATGTTTGGTTGGAACAACTGTTAGCTTTAAAAACAACATGCTACACATGTATCAATCAGCTACTACATGTGTCAGATTGACTATATTATTTGAGGGAGGTAGTATTTGGGCCCTGGCAATTGATGGTTCTTAATTTCCTGTAAGTATTTCTACTTAATAGCTGCAAGTGCGATGTTTGGTAGCAATTTAGCTAATGAAAAGACTAAGAACTTGAGGGGGGAAATTGCACAGGTTTAGGAAAGAATCAAATAATGAaacttaaaagaaaaataaaaaggaaaataaaGTAGTTGATCGGTTCAAACAAGCATGGGAGACAACAATCAAAGTCATGCCATCACCAACAATAGGTAGCGATGTAAGTTCCAATTTATGTGTGTAACTTCAAGCTGTGagtaatcttatgaattaatctGAGATTTGATAAATAATTGGCCGTGTACTGATTGATTTGGTCTCCCAAGAATGATGTATCTTTCTTGGCCAGAGAAAAATTTAATACCTGTGTTTATAAGCAACAGAACTCCATTTATTTTACCTTTTTGGATTATTGGGGGGTTTGGATATGACTTCAAATACTTCGTTGCAGGTAAACCAGAAGATGATTCTCACTCTCATAGCCAGCATCATGTATTGGAGCCTGCAACAAGCATCTGAGGACTCCGATCGCTCTGAGCTGTCTACGGATGATGCCTCCTCCCAGAAAGCTCTGTCGGAGCTGTCTGCTGATGATGCCATCTCGCAAAAATCTCCATCATCCGATGGAGAAGATGGAAGTGTTGCTGCAGAGAGCATTTCAAATTTATCCATAGATGATGCTGCATCAGACACTTCACAGGTAGAAAATGGTAATTCTTCTGTTGGGGAATGAGAACATGCAGAATGGTAACATTTACTTGAACTCTCATTCAAAGAGCAGCGAAAGAAAAGAGAATGTGTGCCTGCAGCTCGACAACGGTGTATATCATATTTTCTCCCTGCCATTTAGGGAACTGCCTTCTCTGTATCTTAAAAGTCTTAAAACATACAGAAATCTGTGTTTTTcccttatatttttttcattttagggTTAGAGGAAAATAGATACAGGTATAAAAATGCTTTTTGGGTCTCACGttttttaagaatatatattCATCTTGATGGTCAATTTATAAATCTCAAGTGGAATAAATATATGTTGAGAAATGATTGCCGGTGAAGGTGTTATGATTAATGATCGTTGAGATCTTTTGCCTTTGATGTTTGTctgatatatgtatatgtatgtatatccatcaaaatgaagagcaagatctgAATTCATATTCAAACTCAGTTAATATTTGGATTCGAGTTTGTGTTTGAGGTTTTTTGAAATTTAATCTAGTATCAAGATTTTAGTGGACTGATTTAATAATTTTCAAAACTGAAAAGATCTTTATCACGAGAGTCCATACGCATGGTGAATTTGGAAAAGGATACAGAAAATGAATGATggaatttataaaaaattcaacCACTTTTGAAATtggtttaaatttatatttatgtttaatttgattgaaatataatcaaaatatacaATATGGGATTTTGGAACCGAAATGGTAGTGGATGAGAGTTGATGAGAACATGCATAAGAAAAAGGATGCATATTGAAATATGAAAGAGAAGGAatcaatagaattttttgattgtatTTATATATGCTGCATATCCAATTTGTGTATACATGTGTTAGGGTTTTGGGTTCGAACATGGTCGCACCCTAGTTCGATCTAATAAAAAAACAGAATGGATCCAACTTTGATCTAATAAGAttgttaaaatttaatttaaatctgattattaGAAAGTAATCAGATCAGGTTATCAAGTTTTTGGTTATTCatacctgttttttttttttttgggtaaacggTTATTCATACCTTTAAATGTAACTGCTCAAATAGCCATCGGTCTCCATTTCGGGGTTGTGTGTGTCTTCAGTCCATAGTCCATACCATGCGCAGCACATGGGATATTTAATGTGCCAACAATTACACATGCATGTGTGGGCATGCTGTATATGATGTGTGTATGCATGTGTATGTATGTAATTATGTATGTTCATACATGTGTGCTTGCATGCATGGCATGTCTCCATACCACATGGGTGTATGGTATATGTCATTATGTTTATACATTATACTCTAATATGTTTATGTATGGTATACTATAATATGTTTATACATTATACTCTAATATGTTTATGTACTTATATATGTTCATACATATGTACCTGCATGCATGGCATGTCTCCATTCCACATGGGTGTATGGTATATTCTAATATGTTTATACATTATACTCTAATATGTTTGCATGCGTGTATGGCATGTCTCCATACAATGACGGCCCATGGCATATTCTAATGCATGTGCATGTTCCTTGGGTGTCTGCTAGAGACCTGTTCAAGACCGCCTCTCGTCGAGCCTGAAGTCTTTCGTGCAGGCTTGGGCCAAAGGTTCGATGCCCGGTGAGCCAGGCTGCCCCTAATAATAAGTCTGTTTAATAAACGGGCCAAACTCGGGCTTGGGATGTAAAGCCCGGCCTTAGCTAGGCCCAGCCCCTTTGTTTGTGTTATTTGTTTATGTTTAATGTCTTTGTAACTTAATTGATGATTGCTGGTGATTTGTGAACTTAATGAGATGGTAAACATGTTGTAGATTATTGGCGATTTTCATACGTTTATGTTTggcatttttgaaatattttaaatatttttatgttttcttcaaattaaaaaaaaatggacaGCTGATGCTCAAAGCCAAGAGAAAGAGTATTAAGGTAATCTTTGATCAAATCCTATATTGGATCTGACATAACTCTTGCTACAAAGATTGGAAAAATCATACAAAGGTataataaaaaaaagtaaaaatgaTGTACAGATGATTTATAAAGAGAAGGTTCAAGTAGAACTCCCTGATGGAATTATTCTAGATCTGGCATTTTGAATCTGTTATGCAATGAGGGAATTGAGAAGGAAAAGAGTCGGAGAATATTGAAGAGACAATTTAATAATGACCTATTGAATACCATCCAGGGTGCATTTTTAGCAAAGCCTCGCAACCACGCCAGAAACAAATCTTATCATGAAATGCACCCCAAAATCTTATGGCCAGTGGGTGTATGGAAGTATCTTGGAGTCCCTATTGCTCCATCTAAATTGAAGTAGTCAGATTTCAATTTTATTACTAAGAAAATTCTGGCTAAAATTCAGTCCTAGAAATGAAAAACTCTCTCCTTTGCGGGGTGCTCAACTTTGCTTCAAtcagttttgacatctatttcaGTTCATGCATTGGCATCTCTATCTATTTCCATTTTAGTATTGGACCGTATGGAGCAAGAGTTTCGAGTATTTTTATGGGGACATTCTTTACATCAAAGAGGGCTTCATCTTATCTCGTGGGAAACCATTTGTTTCCTGAAGGGTTATGGGCGATTGGGATTTCTTTCATTGTGCCATAAACAAACAATTCTTTTGGGCAAATTAGCGGCCAAGCTTGTGTTCTTATCTCTCTGGGCTCAAGTAGTTTTTTCTAAGTATAAATTTGATCGGTCCTGGGTATCCTATACACCACCTGCTCGTAGCTCCCTTATGCGGCGCAAAATCTCTTTTATTGGTCATCAGCTCCGGTTTCAATTTATGTGGTTGATAGGCACCGGCACAGTCATAAATATATGGAAAGATCCTTGGATTCCAAATATTCTCCTCAATTGTTGGCCACCATTTACTAATGTGCATCTGAATTTAGAGAACTATATTGTTGCTGATTTTATCCTACCGGATAAATCCTGGGATGTGCCTCTTTTGGCTAGTATTTTCAGTCCTGATATGGTATCAATGATTACATCCTTGCCTTTCCCTCAATCTAATTGGTCTGATGTCCTGGGTTGGGCTAAATCAAGAAATATATATCTCTATCATCTAAAGATGTTGCGGAGGCCCTTTATTGCTCTATTCATTCCTCATTTGCTCGTCACTGTGCATGGATATGGCATTTATCCATTCCTAAGAGGGTCAAATGCTTTTGTTGGAAACTAGTTTGGCAAAGGCTACCTACGAAGGAGCTTTTATATCGAAATATTATACAAATGGATTCAGTTACTTACTTGTGATTTATGTGTTGCCGGTGGAAGATTGTCAACATGCTATCATGTTTATATGCTATCCAATTTAATCTCTTGGATACCCCCGCCCTTGGGGATGCTCACCGTCAATTTTGATGGTATAGTAACATCTAAAGATTCAGCTGGTAGTTTTGTGACTCGTGGTTCTATGCTTAGTATTGGGGAAAAACTTCTTCCATCTTCCACGGTCCTTTTTGCTGAGCTTATTAGTGCCTGGTCAGGTATACGGtatcttcttactcattttctaTATTGAATCATTATGGCTTCAAGGGGATTCTATGGTTGTAATCTCCTGGCTTCGAAATTTAAAACATAATCGAATGTCTACATCCCCGTGGATGAAGGACATTTTCTTGTGGCTTTCTCATTTTCCTACTGTTCATATCTCCTTTGCGTGTCGAGAAGCTAATCAAGCAGCAGATTGGGCAGCAGAGCATGCATTGTTTGGAGATTCTCATTTTAATTCAACTCGGCTGCCTGAGCACCCTGACTTGGTTTGTATATTAAAGGCTGATGTATATTAAAGGCTGATGCATATTCCATTGGCTATCCACATCATGGGCTCTAAATTTTATTATCTTGCATTCATACTTTGTAGTAACATATGCTTGTTGGATGGAAGGGTATTGGATTATCTGTCTATCTTTTATTAAGATGCAATATATCTGATTTAATCATGGTTACCTATATTAGATCTTCGTATCAGGCGGTGTGTTTCATTACAGGAACAGGGGCGTCTATTCTACAGTGTGGACACCTTGGATGTGCCGATATCATGTTTACAAAGGGAATGTATTGAATTACTAAGTTGCATTATTTCATCTGTTATAATTCTGGCTGTGCATTATTTGCTACATGCAGAAATTACAATATTGCAGACTGCTTTGCTGATTATTTCATATGACTGTGTGTCAGCCTATTCTATTTGACTAAATTTGAATGCCAAGTTTTACAGATTGTTACAAATCAGGTTATCATATCCGACATCTTGGCTCTGCTGTCCTGGAACATGCCTGTAACTGAAGCTGAATCTTAATATGTTCGGGGCTCGATTGTTGGTCATCATCAATTGCATCATCTGCTGTGTATGAAGAACAGGGGTATAACAGGATTCTTATCACATGTCCATTTACCATCAGTTTGTTGACCACTTATATATGCTGGTATCTCATGGTCTTCCAGACTTTTGTCTTTGTAATGTATACAGATTAGGTATTATATCTGCTTATGGTTTTGTAATGTATACAGTTTTGGGAACTGCTGTGAGCATATATAATTATGTATCTGCTGTACTAACTGCTTGAAAACTTTGGTTATTCTCTCAAGTCAATATATTGCTagtttcattcaaaaaaaaaaaaaaaaatcttatggcCAGCGGCTACACTAACATTATTTCCCTGTGTTTTAAATTATTTCTCTGTTTAAACAAATAAAAACAATTCAGAGTTTAAAGGCTTGAAGCTCTAACCTTGTGAGTGTTCATCACTTCATTGCATTGCAAAGAACAAAATCTTTATATATGATCAAAGAAATTTATAGGGCTCGTGAATAACCAAACTCTAGTTACACATGACATATTTTCAGATTGTGTTTTCAGCGGGCCTTGGTCTTTGCTCATAGGGATGCAGTCTTACATCATCTCTCCAGAAGAGCATCAACCTTGTCTGTGATTAGAGAGTCTGGCTTCAAACCCATTGAAGCTGATTATTTTTCATCCATCTTCAAAGAATTCAGCCGTCTCAGTCTTTGGTCGAGCTCGGCCATGACAGCTGGTTCCTGCTTTTTCCTTTGCTTTGTTATCGTGTTCGTTGTCATAGAACCAATCTTATCAAAAGCAACCTGCCAAACAATGAAGGGAATTGCATTACTTTTTGGATGAGTAATCAAGGATCAAGGCATTCTCCTTGAAAGAATACTGTACTTGCAAACAGGAATTAAACATATCAATGATCTGCTGCAAATCATAACCACCACCCAAGACTATCTCCATCAAAATGGCGCTTGCCATGGACCACCACTGTTACATGATCAGGGCTCAATGGACTGAAACTGATTCTCATAACCCAGTGTTGAATTAATATCGACCACTACCTGTCGGTGCATATTAACCAGCCAAGGCAGCTCATGCAAGAAAGAGGCCTACCACCTTATAGCCCATTAGGCATAAGATCCTCTCATAGTTTCAACTTGCACTGGTTGAATGGCTCCTCTTACCGATAAACCCATAATTGGACAACCGGCCTAAGATGGTATGGTACCAAGAATGACTTATTAGAAAGTAGAGAGTTGACACTGATCACAAGTTCATAaccatgtatcatgacaaccatGGTTTACCTTCCCAGTATTGGATCCCATACTAGTACCATACTGATACAATATCAATATGCTCAGCAAGGGAGTCAGTTTGGTGTACCGAGTCTCCATTTAGTACCAGCATGTAAGGCATGCTCGGTATGGGGCGGTACACACTAGTACCACGAACATTGATGACAACCATATTAGCAAGGTCCATATTAAGCTGAACCAATTGCACCTACTCTGGACTGATATTCAATACATAGTCACTAGTCATGGTGTATCATAACTAGTTAAACCAAGTGTTGAATCAATAGTCATTGTATATCATAATAAATGTAGTTCAAGACTCGGAAGTTCTGATACCAGAAGTTGGGTCACTAAGTTTGAAAATTTGCCAAGTACTCACAAGATTCTGGGAGTAACCCTTCAAACAGAAGTTTCAAAACTCTTGTTACAACTGTATCTATTCAATTAAAAAGGTTTGCATTTTCAATTCTCTAAGGTgaagaaatatttcagaaaaCTTTCTTACCCTCAGCAGCTCATCAGGGTCATATAGATGATGGGTGGTTGTTTGCAAAATGTCAATCACGTCACCAATTTGATGGGTGCGTAGTAACTCCTCTTCCTTCATCTGCAATTAATTTCTTAAAATTCAGAGATCATGCCATGGCAGACTGTTACTATCATTTTGCTTTATGTTTTATAAAGACAGACTTGCAAATGGATTCCACATTTTTCTGTTGCTATCACTTGTCCCGGGTAACTGAATAAAGCCAATACATCAGTTAAAACAGCATACCTTAAATATTGCCAGGGCTACATGAAACAGAACCTTTGCTCCCTCATTGAATAAAACATCCCAGACCCGCAGAGTTGTCTGGGAACAAATACCAAAATAACATAAGTTGAAGGAGGGGATCCAgccaagttaaaaattttagatgtcacattaaCTGAATGATAACCAACTAGAGAATGACAAGGTCTTGCATTGTCCAAGTGGCATGTATCCAAGGGCAACTTTATAAGGCTCTGCAATTATGTTAAGCATAGTTTCTGCTAGAAAGACCATAATGAGGCAAAAACAGGTTGAGAGAAATCTGGTCAGGTAGTTTGAACTTGAATGATGAGCCTTTTTCCCAAGTCAAAAGGGTAAGAATGCAGTTCAGCCTATGCCAAGTTTTATTTCAATATTAAGGTAACATTACTTACTAGTGACAAATATATAGAACCTATGACAGAGACACATTGCTTCAAGGTACAAGAAAGTCCTTTATTCATGTTATCTGGTTTTTCAGGTTTTATGCCTGAAAAAATAAGAAATGTGTAGTGAAGTCATCTAACCTCTGAAGGCAAGCTCTTGGAAAAGAGGCACAAGAACCACTCTGTGGCTACAAGAGAGACATCAAATTCCATGGCTTCCAGATGAGCAGCTATCCTGCATTTTTATGTTTCTAAAAGTGAGGGAAAAAAATATGGCGTACTGCAAGAACAAACACAAACATGAATGAGCCCTAGAGAATGGCAGTAAAGAAGATGACATAAACCTTGGGCATTTCTTAGCAAGCAGGTCTTTGAACACCCTTTGCTCAACATGGCAACCAGAAAGATTATCGGTGTAGCAATCATTCAccaacacattttccaacaagacAGCAAGCATCCAAAATGCATCTTCTTCTGTTTTCATTACTAGCAACAATAGCGCAGCTACATAATTTAAGCCCTGTACATTATTCAAAGCCAAAGCTTTTATAAAGGGTCTGAAGTTCACCATTTAAAAACAATAACGATAAAAAAAACTGGGTGAGTGAAAGAATGAAATCAAATTACCTGGCAATAACCAACATCTGAATCTCGAAAAGAATACCCAACAAGGACACGTCGAAGAGATGCCTGGCCTTCTAGAGTGTCCAACCAAGGATGACATGGGAAAGTTCGTGGAAGATCCTGCATATATTCCAGATGATACTGATGAACATAATCATGATGACCCTGCTGGAGTGTTATAACTAATTACTGCATGCAAccagatatttatatttttatgaaatatttttttgcaatgCTATTATTACAAGCATCTTTCCCTCATCTTACTTTATATTGAAATTGATAACATAACCAAGAAAGGGCTGCATAATAAAGAAATCTTTTTGAAACACTGCTAAAATGGTGAAACAGGTTTAGTACCATGTATGCATAATACCGAAAaggtgtgcgtgcgtgcgtgcatgCGTGCGTGTGTTGACAAGAATAGGAATGCTTGGGCCACCTCTAGTGACAAGGTGATTTACTAGAGTTCAATTGACGTCACCTCCCAGTTAGGCAGGACATGAACTCATTATCATTACATGTAAAGACGACATTATTGGTGATGCATAAGCTTTGTTATGTCAACAATTTGAGAGAGACAGAAACCATTAGGTTTACACTTACAATCTTCTCCATACACCATGGACATGCAAGTAGATTCTGATATGTTTTTGATAATCAAACAAATCACACAGCGAAATAGTTCCATTTAATTATTCACCAAGCAATAAATGTACCAAGTTTCTCTTTTTATGTTCACAAACTATGACTACAATGTGCTTACGATTAATTATGTCCATTTTTCAGATGGAATGGTAGAATACCGCTTATGACTTCTGCTAATATTTCCCTTCTGATGCTGGCATATTGCACTTTAAAGCTCCAAAATTAGGACTTATTGAATTAGACACCACCTTTATGCAAATGATATCAAGACAGTTCACCACTATGGTTCCTGAAGACAACATCCTTAGCTTCTAGATGAGATAGGAACCACCAATATTTCATAAATGGAGGATCTATTCTAAGAAGGTTTAGATAAGACAAACAGACCTTCTCACACCATATACTACCCTAACCTCTGCCCCTCAACAGTTTTATTTACAGAAGAAAGAAAATTATTTCTACAAAACAGTATGAACCCTATGTTTTGCTTATGATAAAGTTCATTCAGAAAATATTGGCGATAGACTAGGCTTCTTTGATATAGCAAGAAATTGGTCTTCGAGCCATTTAAAAAAATCCTGTACTTGTGGCACTTATTTATTTGGTCTTGTGAATTATTTTCAATGAGCTAAAACTACACAGGTTGTCAGGAAACTTCtgaatattttatttattgtttATCCTTTCCCTGTCAATTAACCCGTTCCTAGcatgtccaaactggacaataaTTATCTACCCTCAACAACAGCAGAAAGACATCAGTCATCCTCCATCATCTGTTAATGCGAAAGAAAGCTTCCTTATGATTTGAAATTCTATGAGCATCATTTAATCTCCATATATAACCTCATCAGATTCCAATCTAGGTGCTCATTCAAGGATTCTCAGAAGCAAGATCCCAAGGAATGGTCTACATATTGGATCGATTCACCTTATAAATTCATTCAAATCATGTAACTTACATGATCGATTTGCCGTGTGGCAGGTGTGACCTTCCCTTCAGTAGCCATGATCAGGTCAACGTAATAGCTATCCGGCACCGTCGACCGCTTCTTTGCAGCACCGGAGACTGAGAGCCACACCTTGGGCCTGAGCACCGGCGGAATCCCCTTCCTTATCAGCCTCTTCAATGTGATGGTGTTGGCGAGAGTCGACAGCTTCAGCGAGGCGACGGAGATCCCCTCGCCATTGGATGAGATCTCTGGCTGCAGGTACCAATTGGCTCCCTTGTGCGCCTCGAGGGCCCACCACACCCTGCCCTGCTGCCTCACCCTCTCCCTCACCTCATTCAGCACATTGACATCGTCGATGTTCCCCTCGACGGTGAACCCATAGAGGTCCTCAAATTTCACAGTAAGCATGTTGGGCTTCCTGGCCATTGAGGTGGTGATGGGGGCGGCGGCGGCTGGGGAGGGTGTTAAGGGCTTCCAATAGAGTATTCTTCTTGGTGGATACCCATTGGAGAGTTCTCTCTGGGTTTGGGGTCCAAACATTCTAACTCTATAATTCTATATGGCTCTTCAAAGATTAATGGGGTGGACTCCTGAAGAGAAGAAGGCTGCGGTCATGATAGAAGCATAGGCATTTGCTCACAAATAACAATGATAATTATAACAACAGCAGCGGCAGAAAAATCGAATTTTTGAACGCATGAAGGATTTGTTCATCTGAAAAAACAAAGGAATTGGGTTTTGATAGAAGGGACAAGCTGGGATTTTTACAGAAGGGCTCGGTCGATGTGAACGGACAAAGGTTCTtgcaggcaaaaaaaaaaaaaaaactttggttAAATGCACGGAAGAGGATTCGTTTCAAGCATCAAAAGCTTGAGAAATGGCG
Above is a genomic segment from Elaeis guineensis isolate ETL-2024a chromosome 1, EG11, whole genome shotgun sequence containing:
- the LOC105039493 gene encoding uncharacterized protein, which gives rise to MFGPQTQRELSNGYPPRRILYWKPLTPSPAAAAPITTSMARKPNMLTVKFEDLYGFTVEGNIDDVNVLNEVRERVRQQGRVWWALEAHKGANWYLQPEISSNGEGISVASLKLSTLANTITLKRLIRKGIPPVLRPKVWLSVSGAAKKRSTVPDSYYVDLIMATEGKVTPATRQIDHDLPRTFPCHPWLDTLEGQASLRRVLVGYSFRDSDVGYCQGLNYVAALLLLVMKTEEDAFWMLAVLLENVLVNDCYTDNLSGCHVEQRVFKDLLAKKCPRIAAHLEAMEFDVSLVATEWFLCLFSKSLPSETTLRVWDVLFNEGAKVLFHVALAIFKMKEEELLRTHQIGDVIDILQTTTHHLYDPDELLRVAFDKIGSMTTNTITKQRKKQEPAVMAELDQRLRRLNSLKMDEK